A single region of the Solwaraspora sp. WMMD406 genome encodes:
- a CDS encoding type I polyketide synthase, with amino-acid sequence MTRIAVVGMACRYPDATSPRELWENALAGRRAFRRLPDVRMRLDDYWDADPATPDRFYARNAAVVEGYEFDRIAYKVAGSTYRSTDLTHWLALDVAAMALADAGFPMAEGLPRERTSVVVGNSLTGEFSRANQMRLRWPYVRRMVAAALKEQDWDDEQLATFLADLETSYKAPFPAIDEDTLAGGLSNTIAGRICNHFDLKGGGYTVDGACSSSLLSVATACKTLLDGEADVAIAGGVDLSIDPFEIVGFAKTGALARGEMRVYDKGSNGFWPGEGCGMVVLMRERDAVEAGHRSYATIAGWGISSDGKGGITRPEISGYQLALRRAYDRAGFGIDTVGLFEGHGTGTAVGDTTELKALTLARRAADARAPRAAISSIKGMIGHTKAAAGVAGLIKAALSVHHEVLPPAIGCVDPHDELTRDDAMLRVLRQAEPWPTEVPVRASVTAMGFGGINTHVVLEKREPRLRARLDSRTRSLATSGQDAELLAVDAFSLAELRDRLQRLIDFVPTVAYAQLADLAATLHRELRDLPYRAAVVVTSPEDAHRQLTRIIDAVDAGDTRLLAADGRAFLGYVSGPGRIGYLFPGQGSGRGTSGGALRRRFVEADQVYRRAALPVTGDMVATDVAQPRIVTGSMAGLTVLGNLGLEATVAVGHSLGEIAALHWAGAIDEDTLLRIARVRGRTMSEHASSGTMASVSAAPDAVDPLIAGRPVVIAGYNGPQQTVVAGPVDEIEAVCQAARRSGVAATRLAVSHAFHSPLVAAAADAFGKRLVGERLTPVARTVISTVTGDALPAETDLPALLHRQITDPVLFAQAATIAAKDVDLLVEVGPGRVLSNLVAQITDVPAFALDTDDQSLVGLLRIVAGAFVVGAGSIHSGLFHGRLTRNLAVGTEFKFFTNPCESAPTVPASLVAVAARPGAGAGTDTEAPTGGGPASTVADGAETSLELLRRLAAERAELPVEMVREDSLLLDDLHLSSITVGQLVNQAAAQRGIAASATPTNFATATLAQLAEALDELSTTGQGEERGTAAVAGAAVWARAFQIDYDLVAAPAAPAAPGGAGPAGTWQVYARDDHPLAEPLRLALEQAGVGSGVLVCLSAGSTEAELELALRAAKAVLSGTHGDRFVLVQQGRGAAGLAKTLRLEAPQVRVTVLDVPLIREALPWVCAEVAATDGFTEARYDADGARRVPVLRPMPVRPARTEAALGSDDVLLVTGGGKGITAECALALAGDSGARLAVLGRSDPADDQDLATNLRRMRDSGVTVRYLRADVTDAGQVANAVAEVVREWGPVTGVLHGAGRNEPAALTNLDMARFRATFAPKIDGLDAVLDAVDPQAMRLLVTFGSIIGRAGLHGEAHYATANEWLAARTASFGEQHPQCRAICMEWSVWSGVGMGERLSVVETLHRDGVIPISLDDGVALMRRLVVDPQVPPVVVISGRTTGIDTVAYDLPELPLLRFVDKPLVHYHGVELVSETILDPGGDLYLNDHRLDGNLLFPAVFGMEAMAQVATAVTGADTVPRIEQAEFIRPIVVPPDGSTPIRVAAVVTDDDTVEVAIRSAETSFAADHFRATLRFTDDAAPAGAPDQVADDLPVVPLDPARDLYADTMFQGPRFQRLRRYHRAAARHIDADAEAVPQTAWFAGYLPADLLLGDPGLQDTLMHANQVCVPDGTLLPAGIDRIHPGGRRLTGPGDFRFCASERSRDGDTYVYDIAVRDGDGTVVERWEGLRLRAVRKKGGAGPWVAPLLGSYLERSVQDLLGGDTAVVVEPGPDADEPAVRRTRTALAAGRTIGAPVTVDHRPDGRPELADRAISAAHGAGVTLCVTGSGPLGCDVEPVAQRSAADWAGLLGGHLPLAELLATELGESLDTAATRVWTAIECLQKVGRPQPVPLTHLADGPVGWTILGSGGMRIASLVTSLRDHAGPVAFAVLVEGR; translated from the coding sequence ATGACCAGGATCGCCGTCGTCGGCATGGCCTGCCGCTATCCGGACGCCACGTCACCACGTGAACTCTGGGAGAACGCGCTCGCCGGCCGCCGGGCGTTCCGCCGCCTCCCCGACGTGCGGATGCGGCTGGACGACTACTGGGACGCCGACCCCGCCACCCCGGACCGGTTCTACGCCCGCAACGCCGCCGTCGTCGAAGGCTACGAATTCGACCGTATCGCCTACAAGGTCGCCGGCAGCACCTACCGATCCACCGACCTGACCCACTGGCTGGCCCTGGACGTCGCCGCCATGGCGCTGGCCGACGCCGGTTTCCCGATGGCTGAAGGGCTGCCCCGCGAACGCACCAGCGTGGTCGTCGGCAACAGCCTCACCGGCGAGTTCTCCCGGGCCAACCAGATGCGGCTGCGCTGGCCGTACGTGCGGCGGATGGTCGCCGCCGCGCTCAAGGAGCAGGACTGGGACGACGAACAGCTGGCGACGTTCCTGGCTGACCTGGAGACCAGCTACAAGGCGCCGTTCCCGGCGATCGACGAGGACACCCTGGCCGGTGGGCTCTCCAACACCATCGCCGGTCGGATCTGCAACCACTTCGACCTCAAAGGCGGCGGGTACACTGTCGACGGTGCCTGCTCGTCGTCGCTGCTGTCCGTCGCCACCGCCTGCAAGACGTTGCTCGACGGTGAGGCCGACGTGGCGATCGCCGGCGGCGTCGACCTGTCCATCGACCCGTTCGAGATCGTCGGGTTCGCCAAGACCGGCGCGTTGGCCCGGGGCGAGATGCGGGTCTACGACAAGGGTTCCAACGGGTTCTGGCCCGGCGAGGGCTGCGGCATGGTCGTGCTGATGCGCGAACGCGACGCGGTCGAAGCCGGCCACCGCAGCTACGCGACCATCGCCGGCTGGGGCATCTCCTCCGACGGCAAGGGTGGCATCACCCGCCCCGAGATCAGCGGCTACCAGCTCGCGCTGCGCCGGGCGTACGACCGGGCCGGTTTCGGCATCGACACCGTCGGCCTGTTCGAAGGCCACGGCACCGGGACGGCCGTCGGTGACACCACCGAACTCAAAGCGCTGACCCTGGCCCGGCGGGCCGCCGACGCACGGGCACCCCGCGCCGCGATCAGCTCCATCAAGGGCATGATCGGGCACACCAAGGCCGCCGCCGGCGTCGCCGGTCTGATCAAGGCCGCGCTGTCGGTGCACCACGAGGTGCTGCCGCCGGCGATCGGCTGCGTCGACCCGCACGACGAACTCACCCGCGACGACGCGATGCTGCGGGTACTGCGGCAGGCCGAACCGTGGCCGACCGAGGTGCCGGTGCGCGCCAGCGTCACCGCGATGGGCTTCGGCGGCATCAACACCCACGTGGTGCTGGAGAAACGCGAACCCCGGCTGCGGGCCCGGCTGGACAGCCGGACCCGCTCGCTGGCCACCTCCGGGCAGGACGCCGAACTGCTGGCCGTCGACGCGTTCTCCCTGGCCGAACTGCGCGACCGGCTGCAGCGCCTGATCGACTTCGTGCCGACCGTGGCGTACGCCCAACTCGCCGACCTGGCCGCCACCCTGCACCGCGAGCTGCGGGACCTGCCGTACCGGGCCGCCGTCGTGGTCACCTCACCGGAGGACGCGCACCGGCAGCTGACCCGGATCATCGACGCGGTCGACGCCGGCGACACCCGGCTGCTCGCCGCCGACGGACGGGCCTTCCTCGGCTACGTCAGCGGGCCGGGCCGGATCGGTTACCTCTTCCCCGGCCAGGGATCCGGGCGGGGCACCAGCGGCGGGGCGCTGCGCCGCCGGTTCGTCGAAGCGGACCAGGTGTACCGGCGGGCGGCGCTGCCGGTGACCGGCGACATGGTCGCCACCGACGTCGCCCAGCCCCGGATCGTCACCGGCTCCATGGCCGGTCTGACCGTGCTCGGCAACCTCGGCCTGGAAGCCACCGTCGCGGTCGGCCACAGCCTCGGCGAGATCGCCGCCCTGCACTGGGCGGGCGCCATCGACGAGGACACCCTGCTGCGGATCGCCCGGGTCCGGGGCCGCACCATGAGCGAACACGCCTCGTCCGGCACCATGGCCAGCGTCAGCGCCGCCCCGGACGCCGTCGACCCGCTGATCGCCGGACGGCCGGTGGTGATCGCCGGCTACAACGGCCCGCAGCAGACGGTCGTCGCCGGCCCGGTCGACGAGATCGAGGCGGTCTGCCAGGCCGCCCGGCGCTCCGGCGTGGCCGCCACCCGGCTGGCCGTGTCGCACGCGTTCCACTCGCCGCTGGTCGCCGCCGCGGCCGACGCGTTCGGCAAGCGGCTCGTCGGGGAACGGCTCACCCCGGTCGCCCGTACGGTGATCAGCACCGTGACCGGCGACGCGCTGCCCGCCGAGACCGACCTGCCGGCCCTGCTGCACCGGCAGATCACCGACCCGGTGCTGTTCGCCCAGGCGGCCACCATCGCCGCCAAGGACGTCGACCTGCTCGTCGAGGTCGGCCCCGGCCGGGTGCTCAGCAACCTCGTCGCGCAGATCACCGACGTGCCGGCCTTCGCCCTCGACACCGACGACCAGTCGCTGGTCGGACTGCTGCGCATCGTCGCCGGCGCCTTCGTCGTCGGTGCCGGCAGCATCCACAGCGGACTGTTTCACGGCCGGCTCACCCGCAACCTCGCCGTCGGCACCGAGTTCAAGTTCTTCACCAACCCGTGCGAATCCGCGCCGACCGTACCGGCCTCCCTCGTCGCCGTGGCGGCACGGCCCGGCGCCGGTGCCGGCACCGACACCGAGGCACCGACCGGCGGCGGGCCGGCCAGCACCGTCGCCGACGGCGCCGAAACCAGCCTGGAGCTGCTGCGCCGGCTCGCCGCCGAACGCGCCGAACTTCCGGTGGAGATGGTCCGCGAGGACAGCCTGCTCCTCGACGACCTGCATCTGAGCTCGATCACCGTCGGCCAACTGGTCAACCAGGCGGCCGCCCAGCGGGGCATCGCCGCCAGCGCCACCCCGACCAACTTCGCCACCGCCACCCTCGCCCAGCTCGCCGAAGCACTCGACGAACTCAGCACCACCGGCCAGGGCGAGGAGCGCGGCACCGCCGCCGTGGCCGGAGCCGCGGTCTGGGCGCGCGCCTTCCAGATCGACTACGACCTGGTCGCGGCACCGGCCGCACCGGCCGCACCGGGCGGTGCCGGCCCGGCCGGGACCTGGCAGGTGTACGCCCGCGACGACCATCCGCTGGCCGAGCCCCTTCGGCTGGCTCTGGAACAGGCCGGTGTCGGCAGCGGGGTGCTGGTCTGCCTGTCGGCCGGCAGCACCGAAGCGGAACTCGAACTCGCCCTGCGGGCGGCCAAGGCGGTTCTGAGCGGCACCCACGGCGACCGGTTCGTCCTCGTCCAGCAGGGCCGGGGAGCCGCCGGGCTGGCCAAGACGCTGCGCCTGGAAGCCCCACAGGTACGGGTCACGGTGCTCGACGTACCGCTGATCCGGGAAGCCCTGCCCTGGGTCTGCGCCGAAGTCGCCGCCACCGACGGCTTCACCGAGGCCCGCTACGACGCCGACGGCGCGCGCCGGGTGCCGGTACTGCGCCCCATGCCGGTCCGGCCGGCGCGCACCGAAGCGGCGCTCGGCTCCGATGACGTGCTGCTGGTCACCGGCGGCGGCAAGGGCATCACCGCCGAATGCGCGCTGGCGTTGGCCGGCGACAGCGGTGCCCGGCTGGCGGTGCTCGGCCGATCCGACCCGGCCGACGACCAGGATCTGGCCACCAACCTGCGGCGGATGCGCGACAGTGGAGTGACGGTCCGCTACCTGCGGGCCGACGTGACCGACGCCGGGCAGGTCGCTAACGCCGTCGCCGAGGTGGTACGGGAATGGGGTCCGGTCACCGGCGTGCTGCACGGCGCCGGCCGCAACGAGCCGGCCGCGCTGACCAACCTGGACATGGCCCGGTTCCGGGCCACCTTCGCCCCCAAGATCGACGGGCTGGACGCCGTCCTCGACGCCGTCGACCCGCAGGCGATGCGGCTGCTGGTCACCTTCGGCAGCATCATCGGCCGAGCCGGGCTGCACGGCGAAGCGCACTACGCGACCGCCAACGAATGGCTCGCCGCCCGGACCGCGTCCTTCGGCGAGCAACATCCGCAGTGCCGGGCCATCTGCATGGAATGGTCCGTCTGGTCCGGCGTCGGTATGGGCGAACGCCTGTCGGTCGTCGAGACACTGCACCGCGACGGCGTCATTCCGATCTCGCTCGACGACGGGGTGGCCCTGATGCGCCGGCTCGTCGTTGACCCGCAGGTGCCGCCGGTCGTGGTGATCAGCGGGCGGACCACCGGCATCGACACCGTCGCCTACGACCTGCCCGAACTGCCGCTGCTGCGGTTCGTCGACAAACCACTGGTCCACTACCACGGAGTCGAACTGGTCAGCGAGACCATCCTCGACCCCGGCGGCGACCTCTACCTCAACGACCACCGGCTGGACGGCAACCTGCTGTTCCCCGCCGTGTTCGGCATGGAAGCCATGGCCCAGGTGGCGACCGCCGTCACCGGCGCCGACACCGTACCCCGTATCGAACAGGCCGAGTTCATCCGGCCGATCGTGGTCCCCCCCGACGGCAGCACCCCCATCCGGGTCGCCGCCGTCGTCACCGACGACGACACCGTCGAGGTCGCCATCCGCAGCGCCGAGACCAGCTTCGCCGCCGACCACTTCCGGGCCACGCTGCGCTTCACCGACGACGCCGCCCCCGCCGGAGCACCCGACCAGGTCGCCGACGACCTGCCGGTGGTGCCGCTCGACCCGGCCCGTGACCTGTACGCCGACACCATGTTCCAAGGGCCCCGGTTCCAGCGGCTGCGCCGCTACCACCGGGCCGCCGCCCGACACATCGACGCCGACGCCGAAGCCGTACCGCAGACCGCGTGGTTCGCCGGCTACCTGCCGGCCGACCTGCTCCTCGGCGACCCCGGCCTGCAGGACACGCTGATGCACGCCAACCAGGTCTGCGTGCCGGACGGCACCCTGCTGCCCGCCGGCATCGACCGGATCCACCCCGGCGGCCGGCGGCTGACCGGCCCCGGCGACTTCCGGTTCTGCGCCAGCGAACGGAGCCGGGACGGCGACACCTACGTCTACGACATCGCCGTCCGCGACGGCGACGGCACCGTGGTCGAACGGTGGGAAGGTCTGCGGCTGCGGGCGGTACGCAAGAAGGGCGGCGCCGGCCCCTGGGTCGCGCCGCTGCTCGGCTCCTACCTGGAACGGTCGGTGCAGGACCTGCTCGGTGGCGACACCGCCGTCGTCGTCGAACCCGGACCGGACGCCGACGAACCCGCGGTACGCCGGACCCGTACCGCGCTGGCCGCCGGCCGGACCATCGGAGCGCCGGTGACCGTCGACCACCGGCCGGACGGGCGTCCGGAACTGGCCGACCGGGCGATCTCCGCCGCCCACGGCGCCGGAGTCACCCTCTGCGTCACCGGCAGCGGCCCGCTCGGCTGCGACGTCGAACCGGTGGCGCAGCGCTCCGCCGCCGACTGGGCCGGCCTGCTCGGCGGACACCTGCCGCTGGCCGAACTGCTCGCCACCGAACTCGGCGAAAGCCTCGACACCGCCGCGACCCGGGTATGGACCGCCATCGAATGCCTGCAGAAGGTCGGCCGGCCCCAGCCCGTACCGCTGACCCACCTGGCCGACGGACCCGTCGGCTGGACGATCCTCGGCAGCGGGGGGATGCGGATCGCCTCCCTCGTCACCTCGCTGCGCGACCACGCGGGCCCGGTGGCGTTCGCCGTGCTCGTCGAAGGGCGGTGA
- a CDS encoding acyl-CoA thioesterase, giving the protein MSDYFEYRHVVGFEETNMVGNVYYVNYLRWQGRCREMFLKQHAPDVLVDLQADLKLFTLRVDCEFFAEITAFDELAIRMRLVDLAQTQVEFSFDYVRLDAGGELPVARGRQRVACMRGPNTRTVPTRVPEALLRALAPYSALARV; this is encoded by the coding sequence GTGTCTGACTACTTCGAGTACCGCCACGTGGTCGGCTTCGAGGAAACCAACATGGTCGGCAACGTCTACTACGTCAACTACCTCCGGTGGCAGGGCCGGTGCCGCGAGATGTTCCTCAAGCAGCACGCCCCGGACGTCCTGGTCGACCTGCAGGCCGACCTGAAGCTGTTCACCCTGCGAGTGGACTGCGAGTTCTTCGCCGAGATCACCGCGTTCGACGAACTCGCCATCCGGATGCGGCTGGTCGACCTGGCCCAGACCCAGGTCGAGTTCAGCTTCGACTACGTACGGCTGGACGCCGGCGGCGAGCTGCCGGTGGCCCGGGGACGGCAGCGGGTCGCCTGCATGCGCGGACCCAACACCCGGACCGTTCCGACCCGGGTACCCGAGGCGTTGCTGCGCGCCCTGGCCCCGTACAGCGCCCTGGCGCGGGTGTAG
- a CDS encoding flavin reductase family protein, whose translation MLDPTLLRQVFGTFATGVTVLTVGGAQPHGMTANSFTSVSLDPPLVLVCVNRQAVMHDSLVAAGTFGISVLAADQEKVARHFANRWRPLGRAQFDDVDWQPGRVTGAPLIDRAVAHFECGLWRTYDGGDHSIFTGHLLSAQQYSDDEPVLFLHGRFRQLSPERKEVPT comes from the coding sequence CTGCTGGATCCCACGCTGCTGCGTCAGGTGTTCGGCACCTTCGCCACCGGCGTCACGGTGCTGACCGTCGGAGGCGCGCAGCCGCACGGGATGACCGCCAACTCCTTCACCTCCGTGTCGCTCGACCCGCCGCTGGTGCTGGTCTGCGTCAACCGGCAGGCGGTCATGCACGACTCGCTCGTGGCGGCGGGCACCTTCGGGATCTCGGTACTCGCCGCCGACCAGGAAAAGGTGGCCCGACATTTCGCCAACCGGTGGCGGCCGCTCGGCCGGGCCCAGTTCGACGACGTCGACTGGCAGCCCGGCCGGGTCACCGGCGCGCCCCTGATCGACCGGGCCGTGGCCCACTTCGAGTGCGGGCTGTGGCGCACCTATGACGGCGGTGACCACAGCATCTTCACCGGTCACCTGCTCTCGGCCCAGCAGTACAGCGACGACGAACCGGTGCTGTTCCTGCACGGGCGGTTCCGCCAGCTCAGTCCGGAGCGAAAGGAGGTACCGACGTGA
- a CDS encoding cytochrome P450, which yields MTTTPITAVPPGPTGAASLGTLWKFGRDRLGVMSSSASRHGDAVRLATWPWPFYFFNDPEHAKHVLADNNQNYHKGIGLVHARRALGDGLLTSEGELWREQRRAMQPVFQAKRIAGQAGVVAEEAAGLVERLRARAGGPPVDVVREATALTLGVLGRTLLDTDLAEYSSIGQSFEAMQDQAMFELATMSMVPMWVPLPQQLRFRRARRELQTIVDQMVADRTRRDGPGGGGDDALSRLIQSTRKEADPRRGQQRMRDELVTLLLAGHETTASTLSWSFYLIDQHPQVRQRLHEEAVDVLGDRLPTYEDLRRLTYTSMVIEEVMRLYPPVWMLSRIAQGPDTIGGYEVPAGANVLICPYTLHRHPRFWPDPERFDPERFDPGRPTDRPRYAYVPFGAGPRFCVGNHLGMMEAVFVLALVSRELRLIKPTRYRVVPEPMLSLRIRGGLPMRVEPAR from the coding sequence GTGACCACCACCCCCATCACCGCGGTCCCACCGGGGCCGACCGGCGCGGCGTCGCTGGGCACCCTGTGGAAGTTCGGCCGCGACCGACTCGGCGTGATGAGCTCGTCGGCGAGCCGCCACGGCGACGCGGTACGGCTGGCCACCTGGCCGTGGCCGTTCTACTTCTTCAACGACCCGGAGCACGCCAAACACGTGCTTGCCGACAACAACCAGAACTACCACAAGGGCATCGGCCTGGTGCACGCCCGCCGGGCGCTCGGCGACGGGCTGCTGACCAGCGAAGGCGAACTGTGGCGGGAGCAGCGGCGGGCGATGCAGCCGGTGTTCCAGGCCAAACGGATCGCCGGCCAGGCCGGCGTGGTTGCCGAAGAGGCCGCCGGGCTGGTCGAACGGTTACGCGCCCGGGCCGGCGGCCCCCCGGTGGACGTCGTACGGGAGGCCACCGCGCTGACCCTCGGCGTCCTCGGCCGTACGCTGCTCGACACCGACCTGGCGGAGTACTCCTCGATCGGGCAGTCGTTCGAAGCCATGCAGGACCAGGCCATGTTCGAACTGGCCACGATGAGCATGGTCCCGATGTGGGTGCCACTGCCGCAGCAGCTGCGGTTCCGCCGGGCCCGGCGGGAGCTGCAGACCATCGTGGACCAGATGGTCGCCGACCGGACCCGACGCGACGGTCCCGGCGGCGGCGGTGACGACGCGCTGTCCCGACTCATCCAGTCCACCCGCAAGGAGGCCGACCCCCGCCGTGGCCAGCAGCGGATGCGCGACGAGCTGGTCACCTTGCTGCTCGCCGGACACGAGACGACGGCCAGCACGCTGAGCTGGAGCTTCTACCTGATCGACCAGCATCCGCAGGTACGTCAGCGGTTGCACGAGGAAGCCGTCGACGTGCTCGGCGACCGACTGCCCACGTACGAGGACCTGCGCCGGCTCACCTACACCTCGATGGTGATCGAGGAGGTGATGCGACTGTATCCGCCGGTGTGGATGCTCTCCCGCATCGCGCAGGGCCCCGACACCATCGGCGGGTACGAGGTACCGGCCGGGGCGAACGTGCTGATCTGCCCGTACACCCTGCACCGCCATCCCCGCTTCTGGCCGGACCCGGAGCGGTTCGACCCGGAGCGCTTCGACCCGGGCCGCCCCACCGACCGCCCCCGGTACGCCTACGTGCCGTTCGGCGCGGGTCCCCGGTTCTGCGTCGGCAACCACCTCGGCATGATGGAGGCCGTCTTCGTGCTCGCCCTGGTCAGCCGCGAGCTGCGGCTGATCAAGCCGACCCGTTACCGGGTCGTGCCGGAGCCCATGCTGTCGCTGCGGATCCGGGGCGGGCTGCCGATGCGGGTCGAACCCGCGCGCTGA
- a CDS encoding carboxymuconolactone decarboxylase family protein, with protein MVIRRVVASVVGRQVRHVRPVPEGAATGSVAEVYAQCAQEMRLVIPPVLLHSPAPRTLSAFWMLMREPLLVVGRVDRLAKEAVAAGVSVANICPYCVDMHSTGMYALADENDAEAVVADRPDDVADPRVRELVAWARAAHLPDDPASRSPYPAAELPELVGVVVAFHYLTRMVNVFLSSFLLPPGLHPPARRRLKRAISRRLDPALRDEPTPGRSLPLLPTAVLPPDAAWAAADPNVADAVARAYAAFDAVGRQAVSPQVRDVVENRLSRWRGEETGLSRQWCEDLIDGLPDADRAAARLALLTALASYQVDAEVVDEFRRHHPDDSQLVEVAAWASFLAARQVGRWQVPAALPHPAH; from the coding sequence ATGGTCATCCGACGGGTCGTCGCCTCCGTCGTCGGACGCCAGGTGCGTCACGTCCGCCCGGTACCGGAAGGGGCCGCGACCGGCAGCGTCGCCGAGGTGTACGCCCAGTGCGCGCAGGAGATGCGGCTGGTCATCCCGCCGGTGCTGCTGCACTCCCCCGCCCCCCGGACGCTCAGCGCCTTCTGGATGCTGATGCGGGAGCCGCTGCTGGTCGTCGGCCGGGTCGACCGACTGGCGAAGGAAGCGGTCGCGGCCGGCGTCTCGGTGGCCAACATCTGCCCGTACTGCGTGGACATGCACAGCACCGGCATGTACGCGCTGGCGGACGAGAACGACGCCGAAGCGGTGGTCGCCGACCGGCCGGACGACGTCGCCGATCCCCGGGTACGGGAACTGGTCGCCTGGGCCCGGGCAGCCCATCTGCCGGACGACCCGGCCAGCCGTTCGCCGTACCCGGCGGCGGAGCTGCCGGAACTCGTCGGTGTCGTGGTCGCGTTCCACTACCTGACCCGGATGGTGAACGTCTTCCTGTCCAGTTTCCTGCTGCCGCCGGGGCTGCATCCGCCGGCCCGCCGGCGGCTCAAGCGGGCGATCAGCCGACGGCTCGATCCGGCGCTGCGCGACGAGCCGACGCCGGGACGGTCGCTGCCGCTGCTGCCGACCGCCGTACTGCCGCCGGACGCGGCCTGGGCCGCCGCCGATCCGAACGTCGCCGACGCCGTGGCCCGGGCCTACGCCGCGTTCGACGCCGTCGGGCGGCAGGCGGTCTCCCCGCAGGTGCGCGACGTGGTGGAGAACCGGTTGTCCCGCTGGCGGGGTGAGGAGACCGGGCTGAGCCGGCAGTGGTGCGAGGACCTGATCGACGGCCTGCCCGACGCCGATCGGGCGGCTGCCCGGCTGGCGTTGCTCACCGCGCTCGCCTCGTACCAGGTGGACGCCGAGGTGGTCGACGAGTTCCGGCGCCACCATCCTGACGACAGCCAACTGGTCGAGGTGGCCGCGTGGGCCAGCTTCCTGGCCGCCCGCCAGGTCGGTCGGTGGCAGGTGCCGGCCGCGCTACCGCATCCGGCCCACTGA
- a CDS encoding glutamate-cysteine ligase family protein has protein sequence MSHFQPRHSRPPWPVLIGPVGDTSSPGGDPTLGGGDLTLGGGDLTLGGDGTIADLAAAAGYVARICFKTGPPSRAGLELEWTVHHRDQPARPLDLTVLADALGDHAPRTIRPDSTHTPLPYGGVVTVEPGGQVEISTAPNRSLATLCRHAEADARTLTDRLTKAGLRIGRWGSDPHRAPRQILRNRRYAAMAGAFARQGTVGADMMCGTAGLQVCLDAGTQQQLSARWTAAHAVGPVLVALFANSPYRAGRRTGWVSSRMGTWLALDPIRTAPPDLGRTDPVDAWIDRVLDTPPLFVAEGADAWRLPGPVSFGEWIRTGSPRPPTYADLDLHLSTLFPPVRPRGYLEIRYLDAQPRSEWILPAAVLWALFARDETVEAAISYAAPVADRWLAAARHGLADPDLAAAARSLVDLACGALPDTDLPTDTVEMVIRALGDRLRDTDPGRPHRLSVANHEGELP, from the coding sequence GTGTCCCATTTTCAACCCCGACATTCCAGACCGCCCTGGCCGGTGCTGATCGGACCCGTCGGTGACACGTCGTCGCCCGGCGGCGACCCGACCCTGGGCGGCGGCGACCTGACCCTGGGCGGCGGCGACCTGACCCTGGGTGGGGACGGCACGATCGCCGACCTGGCGGCGGCAGCCGGCTACGTCGCCCGGATCTGCTTCAAGACCGGCCCGCCGAGCCGCGCCGGCCTCGAACTCGAATGGACCGTCCATCACCGCGACCAACCCGCCCGCCCCCTCGATCTGACCGTCCTGGCCGACGCGCTCGGTGACCACGCCCCGCGGACCATCCGGCCGGACAGCACCCACACCCCCCTGCCGTACGGCGGCGTCGTCACCGTCGAACCCGGCGGCCAGGTGGAGATCTCCACCGCACCGAATCGATCCCTGGCGACGCTGTGCCGCCACGCCGAAGCAGACGCGCGGACCTTGACCGACCGGCTGACCAAGGCCGGCCTGCGAATCGGGCGATGGGGTAGCGACCCGCACCGGGCGCCGCGGCAGATCCTGCGAAACCGACGATACGCCGCGATGGCCGGCGCGTTCGCCCGACAAGGCACCGTCGGAGCCGACATGATGTGTGGCACCGCCGGCCTGCAGGTGTGCCTCGACGCCGGCACCCAGCAGCAGTTGTCGGCCAGATGGACCGCGGCGCACGCCGTCGGTCCGGTGCTTGTCGCACTGTTCGCCAACTCGCCGTACCGGGCCGGACGACGGACCGGATGGGTGTCCAGCCGGATGGGCACCTGGTTGGCGCTCGATCCGATTCGCACCGCCCCGCCAGACCTCGGCCGGACCGATCCGGTCGACGCCTGGATCGACCGGGTACTGGACACCCCGCCGTTGTTCGTGGCCGAAGGCGCCGACGCCTGGCGACTGCCGGGACCGGTCAGCTTCGGGGAATGGATCCGGACCGGCTCACCGCGCCCGCCGACCTACGCCGACCTGGACCTGCACCTGAGCACCCTCTTTCCGCCGGTACGTCCGCGTGGCTACCTGGAAATTCGCTATCTCGACGCCCAGCCGCGCAGCGAGTGGATCCTGCCGGCGGCGGTGCTGTGGGCACTGTTCGCCCGGGACGAGACCGTCGAGGCCGCCATTTCGTACGCCGCCCCGGTTGCCGACCGGTGGCTTGCCGCCGCCCGTCACGGTCTCGCCGACCCGGATCTGGCCGCTGCCGCCCGGTCCCTGGTCGACCTGGCCTGCGGCGCGCTGCCCGACACGGACCTCCCCACCGACACCGTCGAGATGGTGATACGCGCGCTGGGTGACCGGCTGCGCGATACCGACCCCGGTCGGCCGCACCGGCTGAGCGTGGCGAACCACGAAGGAGAACTGCCGTGA